CTTCACATTTGTACTTCGCTGGAATATTAGCCTCATTTCAGGATTTTGGAAAAGTAGCCATAATATTCACACTGATTATTATTTCAGTTAAGGATATTAAACAAGTCAGGTTGCTTATTCTTTTGTTTGTTTTCTCGAGCGTTCTGATTTCGGTGCACTGTTTGATGCAAAAAGAATTGGGGAGAGGATTTGCAAACTTGAGACCAATGGTTCAGGACACGAGCGGCTGGATGCGCACCCGTTCTTTTTTCTTTGGAATATTCGGTGACCCCAATGATACCGCACTATTCCTTGTCTCTTCCCTTCCACTGATATGGGCACTTTTTTGCAATCAAGCACGAAAAAAGTACTGGATCGGTATCCTACTGTGCCTTTTCGTTTTTCTGGCGACACTATCCACTGAGTCTCGTAGTGGCCAAATGGCGATCATCTTCATGGCCGGAGGTTATATACTGCTTAGATTCCCAGTAAGTAAACTATGGAGTATCGTGCCTATAGCATTCCTCGGCTTGGTTCTTTCTCCATATCTCATGGTAAAAATCGGTTGGACTGATGACTCTGCCATGGACCGATTCAATTACTGGGGACAAGCGAATTATGCCTTCAAGTCATCTCCCGTATTCGGAGTTGGTTATGGTATGGTCACAGACTACACATACCTGGACGCATCAGCCCACAACTCGTTTGTCACTGCCTATGCGGAACTCGGTATCATCGGCTATACGGCCTGGCTGGCATTAATTATGTTCGCTCTCTACAGTATGCTTCGGATAAGTAAGATGGAGCCAGACAGCCCGGAAGACATAGAAATAAAAGCTATTGCAACTGGCTTGTTTGCGTCATTGATAGCAACCTGCGCATCAGGATTTTTCATAACAAGGACATACTATATGCCTTTATTCATAACCCTTGCAATCTGCGCAGCACTTTATGGATATGTCGCCTCAAGATTGGGTTGGGCTCAAATGAATGATTACTGCGGTTGGAAACCCAGGAGTGCAGGAGTCGCAATTAGTGCATCAATTACATCCATTATTTTCATCTACATTTTTATTATTATACTCAACAAGATCGCCTAAACTCCATCCTGATGGTGCAGGTAAATCTTGAGTGATAAACATACAATAACGTCATCGACGTAGTGTAATTTCCTATCAAGCACATGCGGCTTGTCTTACTATCCAATTTATATCCAAATCCTGAAGAACCCTTTCGTGCGACTTACAATCGACGTTTGATTAAGGCAATTGCTAAGCAAATTGGGAAGGCATCGATATCTGTCATTGGGACGATCTACTGGTGCCCTCTGGTTGATTCATTGTTGAGAAAACGGAAGAAGCCTCCAAAGAAAACGCAATTGGACGGAATCAGCGTATCACATCCACGAATGTTTTATACTCCGGGATTTTTGATTCATAAACACCACTTCTTTTATCGTTTTGCGCTGAGACGTACTCTACAAAAAATCAGTAAAACAAGTGGTAATCCACCACACATCATTATCGCTTTTGTCTATCCGGATGCCGTTGCCATGGCGCCTATATGCCGGGAATTAGGACTAAGCTACTCGGTAATGGTCCTAGGCAGTGATTTTCGCGTCAGACTAAAACAGCCCCGATTCCGTAGCATGGTAATGAATTGCCTTGAGGAGGCATCGACAATTTTTTGCCCAGGGAAGGCATTGAAACATGACATGGTGGCAAAAGGAATCAGTCCGGATAAAATCATTCCTTTCGATAATGGCGTGGAGCATGAAATTTTCCAGTTTAGAAACAAAACAACAGAGAGCGCTAAGCTGGTCCATGAAGAGCTGGAGTTAGGCGAAGCGCCTGTTCTCAATATCCTATTCGTTGGTAACCTGCTTGATGTTAAGGCACCTCAACGCCTGATAAGAGCATTCAAATTCTTACTTCAATCGAAACAGCCCGACCAAATCACAGACAACTCAAAAAGTAGTATTCACTTGAATATCGTCGGCGATGGCCCTTTGCGTCCGAACCTAATGAAGCTGACAACAGACCTCGGCATAGCCGAGCAAGTCACTTTTCATGGTCGCAAAACACCTGAGTGTATCGCAGAAATGATGCAATCTGCAAATTGTCTATGTCTATGCAGTCGTTCAGAAGGTATGCCCAACGTAGTTGTCGAAGCCTTGGCATGCGGCTGTCCTGTAGTAGCAACAAGTGTCGGCGAAGTTCCCTATCTGATTGAAGAAGGCATTAATGGGTATTTGGTCGAAATTCATAATTTAAGTGAAGAGGCCATCACCGATGATCTGACTCACAAACTCGATCAGGCACTGATCAAGCCATGGGATCGCGAACTCATATCTTCTAGAATGACAAATTATAGCTGGGAAACAGCCGCGACCAAGATTTTGGACGCTGTAGGTAACTAACAAGTTTTCGTGACCTTCAAAGATTACAAGTTTCTCGTTTTGTCAGATCTATACCGGATTACAGACAATCTTGGAATTGGCAGCCTTTTCAAGCATCTGATTTACGGTGAATCCTTCAGGTATAACTTTTGGATGCGCACCTGTAAATTCAGTCATGGCAAGCGGTTACTTAAATACACTCTCCATCCGATCGCGCGCTTAATCTACTCTCACTACACCTACAAGATGGGGATCTCTATTCCGTTCACTACTGATATTGGAAGCGGTTTCTACATCGGACATTTCGGTGGAATTGTCGTGAACTGGAGAAGTACTATTGGCAAGAATTGCAATATCTCTCATGGAGTTACTTTGGGACAAGCAAACCGAGGTAGAAATAAAGGCTATCCTATCGTGGGTGATGACGTATACATAGGACCCGGTGCAAAAATTATCGGTGCGGTAAAAGTTGGAAACAATGTAGCCATTGGTGCCAACTGTGTCGTGACTAAAGACATTCCGGACAATTCTGTTGTCGTGGGGATCCCCGGGAAAGTCATTTCTCAAGAGGGATCTGAAGGCTATGTCGAACGAACGGATTACACTGATAAAATTCGATGACTCTGAATTAGCGAGCAGCCTAACATCATTGCAGTGTAAGATGTAAAACTTCATGCATCTGTGACTATAAAGCCTGGCATTTTGGCCAGGCTTTTCTGTTGAATGATATGGCCCCTTGACCTGATCTCGTGTAACCCTAATCTAACTAAAAAAGTTCATCCTAAGTTACTCCTCTTAATATAACCATGCCTTCTGAAAAAGCCCGAGTTGTTGAAAGCGTTCCAGTAAGAGATTTCTTTGAGCTCTATGGTGCTCCCCTCCAATTAGAATTGGTCGCAGGCGAAAAAGGCCTGAACAAAGTCATTCGTGAGAAAAGCATAAACCGCCCAGCATTGGCTTTAACCGGATACTATAAGTATTTTGCGAACAAGCGGATTCAACTCTGCGGCGCAGGGGAAATGGGTTACCTGAGGGATCTTAAGGAGAACCAACAACGCAAGGTGCTTGAAGGCATCGTCAAAAGCCATATCCCCTGTCTCATCATTTCCAGAAATCTCGCCCCCCCCAAGGTGATGAAAGATGTAGCGGAAGAGTTTCGGGTTCCGATGTTCCGTACACCTCAGAAATCGAAGGACTTCATTGCTGAAGCTACAGTTTTACTCGAACATCAATTCGCTCCTCAAACAACGTTACACGGCACCTTACTTGATGTGAAAGGCATAGGTGTTCTCCTACGAGGAAAAAGCGGCGTTGGAAAAAGTGAATGCGCACTGGCGTTGATTGAACGCGGCCATAGCTTAGTGGCTGACGATATCACCTATTGTAAACGCGTTGCCGATATCGAAATTGAAGGAACCTCTGCTGATTTAAATCGTGGTTACATGGAATGTCGCGGGATCGGCATCATCAACATAGCGGAAATGTTCGGCATTCGTTCGGTACGTCTTGAAAAGAGAATCGATCTTGTCGTCACTTTCCTCGAATGGGAACCTGGTATGATAGAAGAGAGAACCGGATTGGAAGAAAACTTTTACCGCATACTGGATATTGACATTCCACATGTAGAGATTCCTGTTCGTCCCGGCCGGGATATGGCCCGCTTGACCGAGGTAGCTGCCTTAGTTCAAGCCTTGAAAACAATCGGCCATGATTCAGCAAATGAATTTAATGAGCGTCTCATTGCATCAATGGCTCAATGAACGGTTCGCAATGAATCTCATCCACAACTGCTTTTCATGATTCGCCAGGCATAGATTTAGCTTAAATAAGAGCTTAGTGAACAACTCAAAACTAGAGCATCAAAATTTGGTTACAGACATGTCACAACGGGAGTACTTTTTTGGAAAAAACAACTCTAAA
The Rubellicoccus peritrichatus DNA segment above includes these coding regions:
- a CDS encoding O-antigen ligase family protein, which gives rise to MRTRSFFFGIFGDPNDTALFLVSSLPLIWALFCNQARKKYWIGILLCLFVFLATLSTESRSGQMAIIFMAGGYILLRFPVSKLWSIVPIAFLGLVLSPYLMVKIGWTDDSAMDRFNYWGQANYAFKSSPVFGVGYGMVTDYTYLDASAHNSFVTAYAELGIIGYTAWLALIMFALYSMLRISKMEPDSPEDIEIKAIATGLFASLIATCASGFFITRTYYMPLFITLAICAALYGYVASRLGWAQMNDYCGWKPRSAGVAISASITSIIFIYIFIIILNKIA
- a CDS encoding glycosyltransferase, which gives rise to MRLVLLSNLYPNPEEPFRATYNRRLIKAIAKQIGKASISVIGTIYWCPLVDSLLRKRKKPPKKTQLDGISVSHPRMFYTPGFLIHKHHFFYRFALRRTLQKISKTSGNPPHIIIAFVYPDAVAMAPICRELGLSYSVMVLGSDFRVRLKQPRFRSMVMNCLEEASTIFCPGKALKHDMVAKGISPDKIIPFDNGVEHEIFQFRNKTTESAKLVHEELELGEAPVLNILFVGNLLDVKAPQRLIRAFKFLLQSKQPDQITDNSKSSIHLNIVGDGPLRPNLMKLTTDLGIAEQVTFHGRKTPECIAEMMQSANCLCLCSRSEGMPNVVVEALACGCPVVATSVGEVPYLIEEGINGYLVEIHNLSEEAITDDLTHKLDQALIKPWDRELISSRMTNYSWETAATKILDAVGN
- a CDS encoding serine O-acetyltransferase is translated as MTFKDYKFLVLSDLYRITDNLGIGSLFKHLIYGESFRYNFWMRTCKFSHGKRLLKYTLHPIARLIYSHYTYKMGISIPFTTDIGSGFYIGHFGGIVVNWRSTIGKNCNISHGVTLGQANRGRNKGYPIVGDDVYIGPGAKIIGAVKVGNNVAIGANCVVTKDIPDNSVVVGIPGKVISQEGSEGYVERTDYTDKIR
- the hprK gene encoding HPr(Ser) kinase/phosphatase encodes the protein MPSEKARVVESVPVRDFFELYGAPLQLELVAGEKGLNKVIREKSINRPALALTGYYKYFANKRIQLCGAGEMGYLRDLKENQQRKVLEGIVKSHIPCLIISRNLAPPKVMKDVAEEFRVPMFRTPQKSKDFIAEATVLLEHQFAPQTTLHGTLLDVKGIGVLLRGKSGVGKSECALALIERGHSLVADDITYCKRVADIEIEGTSADLNRGYMECRGIGIINIAEMFGIRSVRLEKRIDLVVTFLEWEPGMIEERTGLEENFYRILDIDIPHVEIPVRPGRDMARLTEVAALVQALKTIGHDSANEFNERLIASMAQ